In Mercurialis annua linkage group LG6, ddMerAnnu1.2, whole genome shotgun sequence, the following are encoded in one genomic region:
- the LOC126687723 gene encoding uncharacterized protein LOC126687723, whose product MVVVAAKKLRPYFQGHTVIIRTNQPLRKALQRPETSGRMVSWSFQLGEHDIRYEPRKTLKAEALADFVVEMTEKPDTEEPREAVTWNLYVDGASNDLGAGEGVFLEGPMGITIEYSVHLKFKATNNVAEYEALITRLSIAKAMKTEVLRIHSDSQLVTGQIGGQFQAKEAKMARYVEKAKEILNDIERFGGEWEIFPIPREENAAADAIAKETATKNQRFMEMKMKEECSTSSVDAEEEVLSIEEVDTWMQKLLACLTDGTLPEQTAEAAKVVRQSASYSVLEGVLYRASATHPWSRCLTKTEGLYVLQEIHEGICGAHEASAALVRKASLQGFYCLSMKKDAEDLVLKCDKCQKFGAVIRTPASEQHPVGSPWPFMTWGIDILGPFPPAQGQVKLIVVAVDHFTKWVEVEPMKTITTEKIQTWLSREVMGRKATGETPFSLVYGIEVVLPVEIGMPSLRVQVFDEEKNEESMRLCLDLLEERRHQTAVRAEAYQSQMAKYHNAKVKRRSFMVVDLVLRKAEIGKGAAGVGKLRANWDGPF is encoded by the exons ATGGTGGTAGTAGCAGCAAAGAAGTTAAGGCCATATTTTCAAGGCCATACGGTCATTATACGCACTAATCAACCTCTGAGGAAGGCATTGCAGAGGCCGGAAACTTCGGGAAGGATGGTTAGTTGGTCCTTCCAGTTGGGAGAGCATGATATAAGATATGAGCCAAGGAAAACATTGAAGGCGGAAGCACTTGCAGACTTTGTAGTAGAGATGACGGAGAAACCAGACACCGAAGAACCCAGAGAAGCAGTTACTTGGAATCTCTACGTAGACGGAGCGTCCAATGACCTCGGAGCCGGAGAAGGTGTTTTCTTGGAAGGACCGATGGGAATAACAATCGAGTATTCAGTACACTTGAAATTTAAAGCAACCAATAACGTGGCAG AATATGAAGCTCTCATAACAAGATTGTCAATTGCGAAAGCAATGAAAACCGAAGTCCTACGAATCCATAGTGATTCCCAGTTAGTCACAGGACAAATAGGAGGACAGTTTCAAGCAAAAGAGGCGAAGATGGCAAGATATGTGGAGAAAGCAAAAGAAATCTTGAATGACATAGAGAGATTCGGAGGTGAATGGGAGATTTTCCCCATACCCAGAGAAGAGAATGCAGCCGCAGATGCAATCGCCAAAGAAACAGCTACGAAGAACCAGCGTTTCATGGAGATGAAAATGAAAGAAGAATGCTCGACTTCTTCTGTAGACGCAGAGGAGGAAGTGTTATCTATAGAAGAAGTAGACACCTGGATGCAGAAACTATTGGCATGCCTAACAGACGGCACTCTCCCAGAGCAAACAGCTGAAGCAGCAAAAGTAGTTCGACAATCGGCATCGTACTCAGTCTTAGAAGGAGTACTCTATAGGGCATCAGCTACGCACCCGTGGTCTCGATGCCTGACGAAGACAGAAGGCCTATATGTTCTGCAGGAAATTCACGAGGGAATCTGCGGGGCTCATGAGGCATCAGCAGCCTTGGTTAGGAAAGCATCCTTACAAGGTTTCTACTGTTTATCCATGAAGAAAGATGCAGAAGACCTGGTACTTAAATGTGATAAGTGTCAGAAGTTCGGCGCAGTGATACGAACACCCGCATCTGAGCAACACCCCGTCGGTAGTCCATGGCCGTTCATGACTTGGGGCATAGACATACTGGGACCTTTCCCCCCAGCGCAGGGACAAGTAAAGCTAATCGTAGTAGCCGTAGATCACTTTACCAAATGGGTGGAGGTAGAGCCAATGAAGACGATCACCACGGAGAAGATTCAAACTTGGCTATCAAGAGAAGTCATGGGAAG AAAAGCCACTGGCGAAACTCCCTTCAGTCTGGTGTATGGCATAGAAGTTGTGCTGCCAGTAGAAATCGGCATGCCTTCATTAAGAGTTCAAGTCTTTGACGAAGAGAAGAATGAAGAATCCATGCGATTATGCCTGGACCTGTTGGAAGAACGAAGACACCAGACTGCAGTAAGAGCAGAAGCGTATCAAAGTCAGATGGCTAAATACCACAATGCCAAGGTGAAGAGAAGAAGCTTTATGGTAGTAGATTTAGTACTCCGGAAAGCAGAAATTGGCAAAGGAGCAGCAGGAGTTGGCAAACTACGAGCCAACTGGGATGGTCCATTTTGA